The Bos mutus isolate GX-2022 chromosome 7, NWIPB_WYAK_1.1, whole genome shotgun sequence genome window below encodes:
- the RAB24 gene encoding ras-related protein Rab-24 — MSGQRVDVKVVMLGKEYVGKTSLVERYVHDRFLVGPYQNTIGAAFVAKVMSVGDRTVTLGIWDTAGSERYEAMSRIYYRGAKAAIVCYDLTDSSSFERAKFWVKELRNQEEGCQIYLCGTKSDLLEEDRRRRRVDFHDVQDYADNIKAQLFETSSKTGQSVDELFQKVAEDYVSVAAFQVMTEDKGVDLGQKANPYFYSCCHH; from the exons ATGAGCGGGCAGCGCGTGGACGTCAAGGTGGTGATGTTGGGCAAGGAGTACGTAGGCAAGACGAGCCTGGTGGAGCGATACGTGCACGACCGCTTCCTGGTGGGGCCTTATCAGAAT ACCATTGGGGCCGCCTTCGTAGCCAAGGTGATGTCTGTCGGAGACCGGACGGTGACTTTGGGTATTTGG GACACAGCAGGCTCTGAGCGCTATGAGGCCATGAGCCGAATCTACTATCGGGGCGCCAAGGCTGCCATCGTCTGCTATG ACCTGACAGACAGCAGCAGCTTTGAACGGGCAAAGTTCTGGGTGAAGGAACTGCGCAACCAAGAGGAG GGCTGTCAGATCTACTTGTGTGGCACCAAGAGTGACCTGCTGGAGGAGGACAGGCGGCGGCGACGAGTGGACTTCCACGACGTTCAGGATTATGCAGACA ATATCAAAGCTCAGCTCTTTGAAACATCCAGCAAGACAGGCCAGAGTGTGG ACGAGCTCTTCCAGAAAGTCGCAGAGGATTACGTCAGTGTGGCCGCCTTCCAGGTGATGACAG AGGACAAGGGCGTGGACCTGGGCCAGAAGGCAAACCCCTACTTCTACAGCTGTTGTCATCACTGA
- the PRELID1 gene encoding PRELI domain-containing protein 1, mitochondrial — protein MVKYFLGQSVLRSSWDQVFAAFWQRYPNPYSKHVLTEDIVHREVTSDQKLLSRRLLTKTNRMPRWAERLFPANVAHSVYILEDSIVDPQNQTMTTFTWNINHARLMVVEERCVYRVNSDNSGWTEIRREAWVSSSLFGVSRAVQEFGLARFKSNVTKTMKGFEYILAKLQGEAPPKTLVETAKEAKEKAKETALAATEKAKDLASKAATKKQQQQQQFV, from the exons ATGGTGAAGTATTTCCTGGGCCAGAGCGTGCTCCGGAGTTCCTGGGACCAAGTGTTCGCTGCCTTCTGGCAGCGGTACCCGAATCCCTATAG CAAACATGTCTTGACGGAAGACATAGTGCACCGAGAGGTGACCTCTGACCAGAAGCTCCTGTCCCGACGACTCCTGACCAAGACGAACAGGATGCCCCGCTGGGCTGAGCGACTGTTTCCTGCCAATGTTGCTCACTCAGTGTACATCCTGGAGGATTCTATTGTGGACCCACAAAACCAGACCATGACCACCTTCACCTGGAACATCAACCACGCCCGGCTGATG GTGGTGGAGGAACGATGTGTTTACCGTGTGAACTCTGATAATAGCGGCTGGACCGAAATCCGCCGGGAAGCCTGGGTCTCCTCTAGCTTATTTGGCGTCTCCAGAGCTGTCCAG GAATTTGGTCTCGCGCGGTTCAAAAGCAACGTGACCAAGACTATGAAGGGTTTTGAATACATCTTGGCCAAGCTGCAAG GTGAGGCCCCTCCCAAAACCCTTGTTGAAACAGCCAAGGAAGCCAAGGAGAAGGCCAAGGAGACGGCACTGGCAGCTACAGAGAAGGCCAAGGACCTTGCCAGCAAGGCAGCCaccaagaagcagcagcagcagcagcagttcgtGTAG
- the MXD3 gene encoding max dimerization protein 3, with product MEPVASNIQVLLQAAEFLERREREAEHGYASLCPHRSPGPVHRRRKRSPQAPGALDSGRSVHNELEKRRRAQLKRCLEQLKQQMPLGADCVRYTTLSLLRRARMHIQKLEEQEQRARQLKEKLRSKQQSLRRQLEQLRGLGTVGERERLRADSLDSSGLSSERSDSDQEELEVDVESLVFGGEAELLRGFSAGQEHSYSHSGSAWL from the exons ATGGAACCGGTGGCCAGCAACATCCAAGTCTTGCTGCAGGCGGCGGAGTTCCTGGAGCGCCGcgagagag AGGCCGAGCATGGCTATGCGTCCCTGTGCCCTCACCGGAGTCCAGGTCCAGTCCACAGGAGGAGGAAGCGGTCTCCCCAAGCTCCTGGCGCGCTGGACAGTGGGCG gtctgTGCACAACGAGCTGGAGAAGCGCAG GAGGGCCCAGCTGAAGCGGTGCCTGGAGCAGCTGAAGCAGCAGATGCCCCTGGGGGCTGACTGTGTCCGATACACCACACTGAGCCTTCTGCGCAGGGCCAGAATGCACATCCAG AAGCTGGAGGAGCAGGAGCAGCGGGCCCGGCAGCTCAAGGAGAAGCTGCGCAGCAAGCAGCAGAGCCTGCGGCGGCAGCTGGAGCAACTCCGGGGGCTGGGCACGGTGGGCGAGCGGGAGCGCCTGCGGGCGGACAGCCTGGACTCCTCGGGCCTCTCCTCCGAGCGCTCCGACTCAGACCAAG AGGAGCTGGAGGTGGACGTGGAGAGCCTGGTGTTCGGAGGTGAGGCTGAGCTGCTGCGGGGCTTCAGCGCAGGCCAGGAGCACAGCTACTCACACAGTGGCAGTGCCTGGTTATGA